A part of Neovison vison isolate M4711 chromosome 6, ASM_NN_V1, whole genome shotgun sequence genomic DNA contains:
- the MRPL54 gene encoding 39S ribosomal protein L54, mitochondrial, whose protein sequence is MAARRLFGATWTWTGWRTRELPVPAEPGRLLIRGYAKRPVMKGGKGGKGGVASEALKDPDVCTDPVRLTTHAMGVNIYKEGQDVVLKPDSEYPEWLFQMNVGPPKKLEELDPETREYWRLLRKHNIWRHNRLSKNRKF, encoded by the exons ATGGCGGCCAGACGCCTCTTTGGGGCTACGTGGACCTGGACCGGCTGGCGGACCCGGGAGCTCCCGGTGCCTGCCGAGCCTGGAAGACTCCTTATACGGGGCTATGCCAAGAGACCGG TCATGAAGGGGGGCAAAGGCGGCAAAGGCGGTGTGGCCAGTGAAGCCCTGAAGGACCCAGACGTGTGCACAGACCCTGTCCGACTCACCACCCATGCCATGGGTGTCAACATCTACAAGGAGGGTCAGGACGTGGTCCTGAAGCCAGACTCAGAGTACCCTGAGTG GCTGTTCCAGATGAACGTGGGCCCCCCCAAGAAGCTGGAGGAGCTGGACCCCGAGACTCGGGAGTACTGGCGGCTGCTGCGGAAACACAACATCTGGCGTCACAACCGCCTGAGCAAGAACCGGAAGTTCTAG